Genomic window (Pradoshia sp. D12):
GCTTCTACATGATCATTTTCCTGATTACTGATTCTTTTTGTCACTGGTACATAATAATAGTTATCTGTTTCACCGGACATATAATAAACCGTAACAGGACGTGTATTCATAATATCGGTCGTGTCTGTATGATCGTTATTAATTCCCATTAATCTTGATGTTCCGTTTTGTATTGCTGTTTTATTAACGGGCATCTCCTTTAATGCTTGCCCTTCGATTTGCAATTTTACTTTCTCCACTTTATCAAATTGCGTTAAAGTCCAAGTCACTGACTCCAGAATTTTCGTTTCATCCTCTTTTTTATATTCCTTAAACTCTTTAGAAAAATCTACGGTGGCTACTCCATCCTTAATGTCTACACTTTTAACAGCAGTATCTGACGGCAAAACAGCTTTGAATCCATTCGGAAGCATTTGTGATACCGGGCCGTTCGTCACTAAATATTCCACCGCCTGCTTAGCTACACTTTCTGTATTTGGCAATGGAATGGTTTGTGGCACAATATATCCATTTGCATCCATTAAGTATAATTCCGTTTGAACCTTTAATGCCTCTTCATTCTTTCCTGCCTCTTCGTTGGTGTTAACACCCTCCTGATTGACAACTTCTTCTTCACCCTCTGCCTGCTCCTTCAAATAAGTAACATCCTGTGGCGGATCAATTTCTTCTTTTTTTGGTAAATCGAACAAGCCGCAGCCTGACACTAAAACAGATGATATAAGTACCGAAGCAACCAATGTTGATTTCGTTCGTAAAGGCATACACCATTCCTCCTAAGACTGTTTGTACTACATATATACGGGGCTTGGCTCATTTTATACCTTTATAGGCAGAAAAAAATTATGGATTAAAAAAACCCTTGCACAATTTTAGCGAAGTATTTTCATACTTAAAATTGTGCAAGGGTTTTTATAAGTTGCTTTACTAGTCTCCATCTACCAACTGATTAAGCGTAGCATGTTCAACCGTTTCAACTGCTTCACCAAGCCAGGCGTAAGCAATAGATTTAAACATTCTTCTGGAGCCGGTAGTATAGAAATTGTAGGTTGGCTGAGGGGTTTCCTTATTTAGCATGCCAGCATGCTCCAATAGTACACTTGCCTCTCTGGCCGTTTCTTCCCCTGATGATATAACCGTCACATAGGATCCCATATAATTTGATATAGGTTCTGTTAGCAATGGGTAATGTGTACATCCCAAAATCAATGTATCCATGCTCCTATTTTTCAAAGGCTTTAATGTTTCAGCAACAATTTTTTTAGCAATTGCACTGTTCCATTCCCCGCTTTCTACCAGAGGGACAAATTTTGGGCATGCCAAACTTTCAATGTGTACCTTTGGATGAATGCTTAATAACGCCTTATTATATGCTTTACTGCGCACTGTTCCTTCCGTACCAATAATACCGATGTTTCTTGATTTTGATACATCAATCGCTGCCCTAGCTCCCGGCTGAATAACACCCAAAACCGGAATTGGCAGGCTTGCCCTCATTTCCTCAAGTACGGCAGCCGTCGCGGTATTACAAGCTATAATTAACATTTTAATATTCTTCTTCAAAAGGAAATGAGCCATTTCCCATGTAAACTTTCGAACTTCTTCCATTGGTCTGGGCCCATATGGACATCTGGCTGTATCACCAAGATATATTAAATTTTCATTTGGAAGCTGCCTGATAAATTCTTTAAAAACCGTTAATCCGCCAACTCCCGAATCGATAAGTCCTATTGGGTTTTCTCTATCCAAATCAGATCGCCTCTATCTATCTTTTGCTTGCAGCATTTTGCTCTATTATTTAAACCGGACTGTATATCACTTTATCATTAGTTTATTTCTTTTCCAATCCATCACTGGGGCATAAAAATAGAGTAGTGATTCAAACCACATACTTTACATTTTACAATGACGTGTATAGTGATTTGATATTCGCTACTCTTCCTAATTTATGGACTCATAAAGGAATTGTCAAGAACAATGATAAATAGATCATTTGCTAGGCGAGCTTCTAAAAAGATCATTGAATGATCTTATAATTCTAATTCACCCATTCGAAGTAGTTCTACGACCGCTTGGGAACGGCCCTTTACGCCCAATTTTTGCATCGCATTAGATATGTGATTTCTCACAGTTTTCTCACTAATAAAGAGGTCCTTAGCGATATCTTTTGTTGTTTTGTCCTGTACCAATAACTCAAATACTTCTCTTTCTCTTTTTGTGAGTAAAGGTTTATGAGTGAAATCGTTCTCCTTCAACTATTGTAACCCTCCTTGCTACCAGCCATAACCTTAGGATTGGGTATATATTTAGTCACGATAGTGTATGTGACTGGTCTATAAGGAGTGACTATATTTAGATAAGAATGAACGTGTTTTTATGATTGAGGTTGCTTCTTCAATCCGTCATTAAACAATTCCTTCATCTCTTTTGTCCAAGCTACCGGCTTACCGCTTAATCTGGAAATTTGGACAACTGTTCCTCGACCGGTGAAGCAGGGAACCCCATCCTCTCGTAGACCAAGATAATGGATATCAACCGATGAATTGCCTATTTTATTTGCCTTAACTTTAATATTGAGTTTCTCATCGAAAAAAACCTGGTGGAGAAAATCACATTGAAGATCAGCTACTACAGGAATCGTTTCATGTTTGGTATCCACCCAATCCTGCATCATGCCAAGACTTTTAAAATATTCAATCCGTGCCTGTTCAAAATACGTAAAAGGCACTGTATTGTTTAAATGCCCAAACATATCTGTCTCTGAAAATCTAACTTTAATAGAATAAGAAAAAGTAAATTCTTCTTTCCACTCTTCCATGTCTTTAATATATGCAATTTTACCCATTGGGAACACACCTCTCTATAAATATGAATGACTATTCATTCATTATACAGAAAAATCGACGAAATTGTAATTATTTTACTGGTGGATAGCATGTTTTTTGGACCATGTCCTTTGCTTAGATTACAAGTGAATAAAAATAAAACTTTATTGTATGATCACAAATGTAGTACTAACCTATTTATTTATATTTCTACAAACATAACACAATCGCTAAACGGAAAAGGCCGTCTGACTATTACAGACGGCCTTTCTTACTATATTACATTTATTCACATCCATCTAAGACTATCAAAATGAAAAGACTTAGATTTTGTCACTTCCAAAGAAATTTTTGAAAGCCTGGACATTCGTGTCCCGATTTAATGCAGCAATCGAGGTTGTCAAAGGAATACCTTTCGGACAAACTTGAACACAGTTTTGGGAGTTACCACAATCCTGAATTCCTCCGTCACCCATTAACGCATTCAGACGTTCTGCTTTTTGCATTTCACCTGTTGGATGAGCGTTAAATAGACGAACCTGTGACACAGGAGCAGGTCCGATAAAATTGGACTTATCATTTACATTCGGGCAGGCCTCCAGGCAAACACCGCAAGTCATACATTTAGATAATTCATATGCCCACTGGCGTTTTTTCTCAGCCATACGAGGTCCCGGACCTAAATCGTACGTACCATCGATAGGAATCCAGGCTTTAACTTTTTTAAGTGAATCGAACATTCTGCTACGGTCTACCTGAAGGTCACGGATAACCGGGAAAGTACGCATTGGTTCCAGCACGATTGGCTGTTCATATTGATCCACTAATGCCGTACAGGATTGACGTGGCTTTCCATTAATGACCATGGAACAGGCACCGCAAACTTCTTCCAGACAGTTCATATCCCACGTAACCGGGCTTGTTTTCTTGCCTTCCTTTGTAACCGGGTTACGACGTATTTCCATTAGTGCAGAGATGACATTCATATTTGGTCGATAGGACAACTCAAATTCTTCAAAATAAGGCTCAGAGTTCGGGTTATCCTGGCGTTGGATCTTAAACAGTACTTTACTTTCTGTAGCCATAATTAATTTGCCCCCTTGCTCTTAGAGTAGTCACGTTTACGCGGCTTAATAAGTGAGACATCAATCTCTTCATAATAAATATTTGGTGCAGATTTCCCATCAACAAAGTCAGCCATTGTCGTTTTCATGAACTCTTCATCATTTCGTTCTGGGAAATCCGGTTTGTAGTGAGCACCACGGCTTTCGTCACGCTGCAGGGCACCCAATGTGATAACGCGTGCCAGTTGAAGCATATTGTATAGCTGACGTGTGAATGATGCTCCCTGGTTGCTCCATTTTGCCGTATCGTTAATATTAATGTTTTCCCATCTTTCAAGCAGCTCCTGAATCTTTTCATCTGTTTTTTGAAGCTTATCATTATAACGAACTACTGTTACATTATCGGTCATCCATTCACCCAATTCTTTATGGATGGAATAAGCATTTTCTGTTCCATTCATGGACATAATGCGATTCCATTTTTCCATTTCAGCCTTCTCATGCTGTTCGTATAAAGAATCCGGTAGGGAATCAGCGTTTCTAGCAAGTCCATTTACATAGCGTACCGCATTTGGTCCTGCAACACTTCCTCCATAAATGGCGGATAGCAGGGAGTTCGCTCCTAAACGGTTAGCTCCATGCTGTGAAAAATCACATTCACCGGCAGCAAATAATCCAGGTATTTTAGTCATTTGGTCGTTATCAATCCATAGTCCACCCATGGAATAGTGAACAGCCGGGAAGATTTTCATAGGCAATTTGCGCGGATCTTCACCAGTGAATTTTTCATAGATTTCAATAATACCGCCCAATTTAATATCAAGCTCTTTAGGATCTTTATGAGAAAGATCCAAGTAGACCATGTTCTCACCGTTGATTCCCAGCTTTTGATTCACGCACACATCAAAAATTTCACGTGTTGCGATATCACGAGGAACTAGATTTCCATAAGCAGGGTATTTCTCTTCAAGGAAGTACCAAGGCTTTCCATCTTTATAAGTCCAAATACGTCCGCCTTCTCCACGCGCAGACTCACTCATTAATCGAAGTTTATCATCCCCAGGGATTGCCGTTGGATGTATTTGAATAAATTCACCATTTGCATAGGTAGCACCCTGCTGATATACAATCGCAGCTGCTGAACCAGTGTTAATGATGGAATTCGTAGATTTACCAAAAATAATTCCAGGTCCTCCGGTTGCCATAATAACTGCATCCGCACGGAAAGATTTAATTTCCATAGAGGTTAAATTTTGTGCTACAATTCCGCGGCATATCTGTTCATCATCCAGCACCGCTCCAAGGAATTCCCAACCCTCATATTTCTGAACAAGACCCGCCACTTCATAACGACGAACCTGTTCATCCAATGCATAGAGCAATTGCTGGCCAGTAGTTGCGCCTGCAAATGCTGTTCTATGATACTGTGTACCGCCGAAACGTCTGAAGTCGAGCAATCCCTCAGGCGTACGGTTAAACATAACGCCCATACGGTCAAACATATGAATGATCGAAGGAGCCGCATCACACATTGCTTTTACCTGCGGCTGGTTAGCCAGAAAGTCACCGCCATACACGGTATCATCAAAGTGCTCCCAAGGAGAATCACCTTCACCCTTTGTATTTACCGCTCCATTAATTCCCCCTTGGGCGCAAACAGAATGGGATCTTTTAACGGGTACGACTGAAAAAAGTTCTACTTTATGTCCTACTTCAGCGATTTTGATGGTAGCCATTAAACCAGCAAGACCGCCGCCGACTACGATTATATTACCTTTACTCATAAACCGACCCTCTCCTTATTAAACTAGCAGACTCACCTGCTAAGCTATTGCAATTGTTTAAGCCATGTTGATAAACGCCAGCAGCGTGCGAATGGATATAAAAGCTAAAAATACAAAAACTCCAAGAGTTATATATGTAAATATTCTTTGGGATTTTGGTGTTACGATAAGTCCCCATCTTAAAGCAAATGACCATAACCCGTTTGCAAAGTGAAATATTGCTGAAAGTACACCTACCATATAGAAAGCAATCATAAATGGATTAGAAAAAATTTCAACCATCATATCCGCATTTGCTGTATCACCCAATGCGACCTGCACCCTCGTTTGCCATACATGCCAAACGATAAAAACTACAGTCACGATACCTGTAATTCTTTGTAAAGCAAACATCCAGTTACGGAAATAGCTGTAACTTCCCACTGAATATTTCGCCGTAAATGCAATATGAAGACCTAATACAGCATGGAAAAGGATTGGCAAATAGATGACAACAATCTCCATTAAAAGCCTAAAAGGTAAATCATGCATAAATTCAGCTGCTTTGTTGAATGCTTCAGGCCCTCTTGTCGCAAAATAATTGACCATTAAATGCTCAATCAAAAAAAGCCCGATTGGTAATACCCCTAACAACGAATGTAACCTACGTAAATTAAACTCGCGACGACTCTCCATAGTTACCCTCCCTCTGAAAATGAAAAAATAAAAGTATAGCCTTGGATAAGGACTATGCCTTAAATAATTGCAAGCAGGTCTTCAACATAGCTGCAATCATCTAACCCACCACCCATCTAAGATGCCAAAAACATTTTTCTGCAAAATTAATAGATGAATAGTATAAAAACAAAAATAATTCCACATATTCTTACAATTATGTGACGGTTTTATTGTACTCCTTTCAACCAAAATGCGTCAAGAAAACGGATACAGAGATTTCCTATTTCTACCGATAATTTGTAAATAACTGATATTTTTCTATTTCTATATATTACCTGGAAAATACTTAATAGAAAATACAACTTTACCCTTGCATCCACTCCCATATATATAGCTATAATAATGTAAGGAAAGAGGGGAAACTATGACAAAAGAAGATAAGTTAGAGTCAGTAGAAATGGCACCTGTCACTGAAAATGAGCCGTTAATACCTGCATTTGGGTATGAAATAATAAGAGAATTCCTTTTGGAAGATTTATTAGGAAAGGAAGGCCCTCAAATCCTTTATTGGGCTGGAAAGCAACTCGGAAGAAGATTTCCATTATCTAGTACAGAAGAAACCATCACGTTTTTTCATGACGCCGGTTGGGGCGACCTTACGCTGGTAAAGGAAACAAAAGATGAATTAAAGTGGGAGCTTACAGGTGAATTAATTAACCGCAGATTTTCAATCAACGAAAATACCCATTTCCAATTAGAAGCAGGTTTTCTTGCCTACCAAACAGAACATCAGAGAAAAGTAGTTTCTGAAAGCTATGAAGAACAAAAAAAACGGGCAAATAAAGTATACTTCACGGTGAAAACCGACAATAAAGATACCATTTAATGTAAATTGATTAAAAAGGGTAATTCCATATATGAATTGCCCTTTTTCTCTATGATATCTGTTTACCTTCAATAAAAAACCTGCACCATAAAATTAAAGGTGCAGGTTTACTGGTTAGTCATTTTTTTGTTCTTCATTTAGTTTATCCAATAAAGCCTTGGTGCTTGCTTCAGGGATTCCCAATTTTATAAATTCCTCTGATGTGGCTTCTTTCATCTTTTTAATCGAGCCAAAATGCTTAAGCAGTACTTTCTTTCTTTTCTCTCCTATACCAGGAACTCCATCCAGGACAGATTGGAAGCTCGATTTTCCTCTAATTTGCCGATGGAAGGTAATCGCAAATCGGTGAACCTCATCCTGTATACGCTGCAAGAGGTAAAACTCTTGGCTGGTTCTGCCCAATGGAATTATTTCTAAAGGGTTTCCGTATAGCAATACGGAGGTCTTATGTTTATCATCCTTAGCCAATCCCGCTACAGGAATCTCCATTCCGTATTCATCCTCGATTACTTCGCGAACTGCCTCAATATGTCCTTTGCCTCCATCAACTATGATTAAATCCGGCCAAGGGAGATTCTCTCGAAGTACGCGGGCATATCTCCTTCTGACGACTTCTCTCATGGAATCGTAGTCATTCGGGCCGATTACGGTTTTAATTTTATATTTCCGGTATTCCTTCCGTTCAGGTTTCCCATCAATAAATACAACCATAGCAGAGACAGGATCAACACCCTGAATATTCGAGTTATCGAAAGCCTCGATTCGATGCGGTGTATGAATCCCCATGATTTCTCCTAAGTTTTCAATTGCTTTTATCGTCCGTTCTTCGTCTCTTTCGATTAAAGAAAACTTCTCCTGCAAGGCGATTTTTGCATTTTTAACAGCAAGTTTCACCAGGTCTTTCTTTGGTCCACGTTTAGGCTGTGCCACTTTCACGTCAAGAAGTCCTTCAGCCAATTCTATATCTATATCATCAGTGAGGAGTACTTCATGTGGTTTAAAATGATTTGGC
Coding sequences:
- the sdhA gene encoding succinate dehydrogenase flavoprotein subunit; the protein is MSKGNIIVVGGGLAGLMATIKIAEVGHKVELFSVVPVKRSHSVCAQGGINGAVNTKGEGDSPWEHFDDTVYGGDFLANQPQVKAMCDAAPSIIHMFDRMGVMFNRTPEGLLDFRRFGGTQYHRTAFAGATTGQQLLYALDEQVRRYEVAGLVQKYEGWEFLGAVLDDEQICRGIVAQNLTSMEIKSFRADAVIMATGGPGIIFGKSTNSIINTGSAAAIVYQQGATYANGEFIQIHPTAIPGDDKLRLMSESARGEGGRIWTYKDGKPWYFLEEKYPAYGNLVPRDIATREIFDVCVNQKLGINGENMVYLDLSHKDPKELDIKLGGIIEIYEKFTGEDPRKLPMKIFPAVHYSMGGLWIDNDQMTKIPGLFAAGECDFSQHGANRLGANSLLSAIYGGSVAGPNAVRYVNGLARNADSLPDSLYEQHEKAEMEKWNRIMSMNGTENAYSIHKELGEWMTDNVTVVRYNDKLQKTDEKIQELLERWENININDTAKWSNQGASFTRQLYNMLQLARVITLGALQRDESRGAHYKPDFPERNDEEFMKTTMADFVDGKSAPNIYYEEIDVSLIKPRKRDYSKSKGAN
- the uvrC gene encoding excinuclease ABC subunit UvrC, which gives rise to MNQHIKDKLSLLPDQPGCYLMKDRQNVVIYVGKAKVLKNRVRSYFTGSHDGKTQRLVSEIEDFEYIVTSSNMEALILEMNLIKKYDPKYNIMLKDDKSFPFIKITSERHPRLIITRNVKKDKGKYFGPYPNVYAANETKKLLDRLYPLRKCTTLPAKACLYYHIGQCLAPCEKTVREDEYKQITDEITKFLNGGFKDIKKDLQDNMYKASEELDFERAKELRDQIAHIEATMEKQKIVFSDLTDRDIFGYAVDKGWMCVQVFFVRQGKLIERDVSLFPLYDDPADELLTFLGQFYSKPNHFKPHEVLLTDDIDIELAEGLLDVKVAQPKRGPKKDLVKLAVKNAKIALQEKFSLIERDEERTIKAIENLGEIMGIHTPHRIEAFDNSNIQGVDPVSAMVVFIDGKPERKEYRKYKIKTVIGPNDYDSMREVVRRRYARVLRENLPWPDLIIVDGGKGHIEAVREVIEDEYGMEIPVAGLAKDDKHKTSVLLYGNPLEIIPLGRTSQEFYLLQRIQDEVHRFAITFHRQIRGKSSFQSVLDGVPGIGEKRKKVLLKHFGSIKKMKEATSEEFIKLGIPEASTKALLDKLNEEQKND
- a CDS encoding acyl-CoA thioesterase; translation: MGKIAYIKDMEEWKEEFTFSYSIKVRFSETDMFGHLNNTVPFTYFEQARIEYFKSLGMMQDWVDTKHETIPVVADLQCDFLHQVFFDEKLNIKVKANKIGNSSVDIHYLGLREDGVPCFTGRGTVVQISRLSGKPVAWTKEMKELFNDGLKKQPQS
- a CDS encoding YslB family protein yields the protein MTKEDKLESVEMAPVTENEPLIPAFGYEIIREFLLEDLLGKEGPQILYWAGKQLGRRFPLSSTEETITFFHDAGWGDLTLVKETKDELKWELTGELINRRFSINENTHFQLEAGFLAYQTEHQRKVVSESYEEQKKRANKVYFTVKTDNKDTI
- a CDS encoding GerMN domain-containing protein — translated: MPLRTKSTLVASVLISSVLVSGCGLFDLPKKEEIDPPQDVTYLKEQAEGEEEVVNQEGVNTNEEAGKNEEALKVQTELYLMDANGYIVPQTIPLPNTESVAKQAVEYLVTNGPVSQMLPNGFKAVLPSDTAVKSVDIKDGVATVDFSKEFKEYKKEDETKILESVTWTLTQFDKVEKVKLQIEGQALKEMPVNKTAIQNGTSRLMGINNDHTDTTDIMNTRPVTVYYMSGETDNYYYVPVTKRISNQENDHVEAVVSSLIKGPGYSSPLVTEFRPDVALVEEPKIEDGVVTLNFNESIYSSFDGEEKIVSGHLLNELVLSLTEQKDIKKVAIQVNGEGELLKEDGKKLSEPVTRPETVNTGKY
- the sdhB gene encoding succinate dehydrogenase iron-sulfur subunit, which codes for MATESKVLFKIQRQDNPNSEPYFEEFELSYRPNMNVISALMEIRRNPVTKEGKKTSPVTWDMNCLEEVCGACSMVINGKPRQSCTALVDQYEQPIVLEPMRTFPVIRDLQVDRSRMFDSLKKVKAWIPIDGTYDLGPGPRMAEKKRQWAYELSKCMTCGVCLEACPNVNDKSNFIGPAPVSQVRLFNAHPTGEMQKAERLNALMGDGGIQDCGNSQNCVQVCPKGIPLTTSIAALNRDTNVQAFKNFFGSDKI
- a CDS encoding helix-turn-helix domain-containing protein, with product MKENDFTHKPLLTKREREVFELLVQDKTTKDIAKDLFISEKTVRNHISNAMQKLGVKGRSQAVVELLRMGELEL
- a CDS encoding succinate dehydrogenase cytochrome b558 subunit; protein product: MESRREFNLRRLHSLLGVLPIGLFLIEHLMVNYFATRGPEAFNKAAEFMHDLPFRLLMEIVVIYLPILFHAVLGLHIAFTAKYSVGSYSYFRNWMFALQRITGIVTVVFIVWHVWQTRVQVALGDTANADMMVEIFSNPFMIAFYMVGVLSAIFHFANGLWSFALRWGLIVTPKSQRIFTYITLGVFVFLAFISIRTLLAFINMA
- the racE gene encoding glutamate racemase codes for the protein MDRENPIGLIDSGVGGLTVFKEFIRQLPNENLIYLGDTARCPYGPRPMEEVRKFTWEMAHFLLKKNIKMLIIACNTATAAVLEEMRASLPIPVLGVIQPGARAAIDVSKSRNIGIIGTEGTVRSKAYNKALLSIHPKVHIESLACPKFVPLVESGEWNSAIAKKIVAETLKPLKNRSMDTLILGCTHYPLLTEPISNYMGSYVTVISSGEETAREASVLLEHAGMLNKETPQPTYNFYTTGSRRMFKSIAYAWLGEAVETVEHATLNQLVDGD